Genomic window (Gloeomargarita sp. SKYB120):
TTGGCACCTCCATTTCTTCGGCGCGGGCGAGCACCATAGGGTCAGGGTCATTAGGACCTGTCAACACCAAACATTGCGTTGATGCCTCTAACGCTGCCATTTGAATATCGGTACGGCCACTGCCGGTCACCACCACCATATTTACTCCCTGGCGGAAATAATCCAGCGCGGCGTTGACGCTCATGGCCCCGATGGACAGATGTTCCACCAGTAAATCTAGTCGTTCTGCACAACATAGCACTTGCGCCTGCAACCGCTCCGCCAGTTCCCCCACCCGTACACTGCGTAACAACCGGCTGCGCGGCAATATCCCTAGCACTGGAATTCCCCGTTGTTCCAGCATCGGCACCAGAATTTCCGGTACGGATGGTTGGTCAGCCGGGACAGCATTCAGCAACACACCGATTAGGCGCGAACCCAGTTGTTCTTGGGCCATCAGCAACTCATCTACCACCATTAACGATTCCACCCGCACCACCAGCAGCACGGCCCCATTGAGCACGTTCACCAGGCTTTTGAACCCTAGCCCAAAGCAATACCCCTCATAGAAATTCGCCGGCGCTTCCACCAGTAGGGCATCTGGGGTGGTCAGGTTTTGATAATCTGCCAACGCCGATGTCAAAGGCTGCACCTGCAACAAGCGCTCCGGTTGTTTGAGCCAATCCTGGAGAAAAACTAGCGTTGGGGCAATGCAGTCAGCCGACAAACGTAAAACCTGCGCGGCTAACTGCCCATCCATATCCAGGGGAACCGGGTCCGTCGTCACTTGACTGTGACCAACCGGTTTGCCATAGCCAATCCGCCAGTGCCGGGCCTGTAGCTGTTGGGCAATACCTAAGATGGCCGTGGACTTGCCACTGTATGCCTGAGTGGAACCGACGAATAGAAAGCGACGAGTCACTACCTCACCTGTGGAACGCCAGTCATCAGACGCTCCCTGACCTGATCATACCAATCTGTTGGGGAATTGACCGCTAGATAGCCGCGCCCCCGCAAAAATCCCGTGTGCGCCCCCGGACAAATATATTGCACAGGTCGAGCGCCGAGCCAGTTTCTGAGCGTCTCCAAACTGCGTTGTTGCCGGGGCCAGTGAAAGGTTTTGCGCGTGCGATACAGTCTCAGTTCGCCCTGAGAATCAGGTAACAAATGCCGCCCAGTAAACAAAACACCCCCTAGCCGCTCTAGATAAATACAACTGCTGCCAGGACTATAACCCGGTGTCCAGATCAGGTTTAGGCCCGGTGCAACTTCAGCCGTTGCAGCAAACGGACGCACCCACACGCCGGGGTAGAGATAGGCTTCGTACTGCTGGGTGTAAACAGGGCACTGAAACCGCTGCTGCCAGCGCTCCACCCGGTCAGCCCCATCCCGTTGCGTGAGCAATAGATACTGAATCCCGCCTTGGGCCTGGCACCAGTCCTGAAACTCTG
Coding sequences:
- a CDS encoding phosphotransacetylase family protein, which gives rise to MTRRFLFVGSTQAYSGKSTAILGIAQQLQARHWRIGYGKPVGHSQVTTDPVPLDMDGQLAAQVLRLSADCIAPTLVFLQDWLKQPERLLQVQPLTSALADYQNLTTPDALLVEAPANFYEGYCFGLGFKSLVNVLNGAVLLVVRVESLMVVDELLMAQEQLGSRLIGVLLNAVPADQPSVPEILVPMLEQRGIPVLGILPRSRLLRSVRVGELAERLQAQVLCCAERLDLLVEHLSIGAMSVNAALDYFRQGVNMVVVTGSGRTDIQMAALEASTQCLVLTGPNDPDPMVLARAEEMEVPILRVDMDTLTAVEIIEQAFERVRLQEPVKIQYVQQMIAQHLNLERLLNLWDAVCPA